The sequence below is a genomic window from Bactrocera neohumeralis isolate Rockhampton chromosome 4, APGP_CSIRO_Bneo_wtdbg2-racon-allhic-juicebox.fasta_v2, whole genome shotgun sequence.
tCTTTACTAAATGTACCACTGTCTCTGTGAGAGGTACGCTCTTTCCATGCAAGGATATAATGGAAAACGAAGTGACCAGAAGAGACTGAGGATATTCGTTCATAATATCTTGTTTTAGTTGCTGTCTTATACTGAATCCATTTATCTTTTCCTATCCTTTCTTCTTTGTACACACATTAGAGGGGGtcgatttttttactataaaatcgCATATGtgggaaatgttctacggatcattcgaaacaacttttccaaaaagacTATGTGTCTAACACCGGTTTCAAGCCAGCGACTTTTAAGGTgaagtttaaaaactttgaataaTCAGTTGTTtgggagatatgtgatatagttgtccgatctatCCAATTCtgacaaattaaatttcattcggatatctcaaaacctgatGTACAAATGTTTATGGTTTTAAGAAAACTTCatcttaaaaatcgctggctcgaaacctGTTTCAGACCGGATTTGCCGTTTTTTACGTCCTGTAGATCGGCCTCAACAATaacgtcgttagttctgctttctccagactgaacaaagaagcgaagcaaatgggtctggtttTGAACGAGAGCgaaacgaaatatcttctgtcattaaacaaacagtcatcacaTTTGCGACTTGGCATCCACGTCattgttgatagtcataacatcgaagtcgtagatagtttcgtctatcttcgaaccagcattaacaccagcAACAAGTAGGAAATTGTTAAGTCccctctcgacaaacaaagacgaaactctacaagtccctcatctTTCCCTTTCTGCTATATGGCATGGACAATGGCTGTCGGCCTTTGAAGTGTTCgagaaaaaagttttgcggacgatttatggttctttgcgcattggcaacggcgattCAGTAGCCGCCgttggaagcagaggaagaggaatccTTTGGAGAGATCAGATGAAGAAGGTGCtagctgcacttggtatctcgaattggcgccaacgagcaaaaagtagaaacaactggcgctgtgttgttaactcggttataaccgcataagcgatttctacgccagttaagaagaagaagatcggcccgctctaatatacatatcaaCAGCTGTTGTGTGCTTCCTCATAGAAATGCGCTTGTTTGTCGAATTGGCCTCCCGCCTGCTATTCTTTCACGTATCGTTTACGATCAAGGATAAATACCAGGCAGAGTAGTAAGAAAGACAAACAACACCAAACTGCTATAACTCTTCAATGTTGTTCGCTGGTTTTCTGTTTTCTCTTCTGCTAGGAAAATAGCAACTGAGCTAAGTTAGCATTTGGAAATATTATCCTGAAAGTCGTATATTTAGCACCCACTTTCTTTCGCTGTTtgtcttttgacatttctcaaTTTGTCGTCGACACTTGTTGTGGACTGTCTCTCGGGCAGTTGTGTGCACGCAATTATTGCGCACACTGTTGCTGccaaattgcaatattttcatcaacttttgttgtttttgttgggttTGCAAGTTGCTTCGCTCCATTGCGTCAATGACTCAATTAAACTTTAGTACTCGCACTGCACTTGGGCTAACGGTCACCGACACAAATGTAACACTAacggcaataaaaacaaaaactgactTCAAGCAATGCTTGCTGAGGCTAACAcgagcaataacaacaacgcattttaaataaacattataTGGAATTGAAAAagcgaaaaacaaacaaaaacaaaagcacaaaatgtaaatttacaAGTAAACTTTTTCCAACTAACTTCATTTCGTTTTGTATACTCTCATTCTCATGCCTTTctctgcttttctttttttcttctcatTGCAGGTAATGCATATTTATGAATTGAACACTCTGACATTTTGCGCTCTTTGCTGCTGCATTTGTcggtatgtatataagtatgtaagtccTTACTTTGTTGCCGTGCAAGTGAACTGCGCTGCATGCGCCAGAGATGGAGTCGGAGTCAGCTGGGCTCCAGCTGGTGTCGGAAGTTGTCGGAAATATGTCAAATTTGAATAATGGAATTTATTAAAtgttggaaaattattattagattTGCTTGACTTAATGCAATTTCATTATTATACATGCTGAACCGAGGCAAAAGCAACAAGAATGTTcacaaaaagttgaaaatagaAGGGTGTTAACCAAAAATCAGCAAGGAGCAAGGATAAACGTGCAGGCCTTTTGAATAGCGTATGTGAGTTTAAAGGGTTGTTTGGGTTCTTTTTTGGGGaagataaagaaaaaaagttgtGTGCTTTAGAGTCAGCAACtcatgaaatttataaaaagaaaaaaatgttagggATAATTCATAGTTAAACATTTGTTTACtgattatttggaaaaatatattccttttcaattttttcagaatatgataacctcaaaatttgttcaaaatattaGACAAGTTCttggtttttttgatttttatactcttgcaaccagttgccaCTGAGCtttatatgtagttttgttcacctaacggttgtacgtattatCTTAAACTAATCGAGActgatatagggttatatatacatatataaataatcaggatgacgagacaatTTGAAACTCGACTACCTATTTGTCCTTTCATCCGttcatgcaagctgtaacttgagtaaaaattgagatatcttgatgaaacatcTTGAATGTgccttagaaaaaaaatttagttcgtagatgggcgtaatagGACCACGCCCACAAACTGCCTTTAAAGGAAAACCTATAATATGCCATAGCTAGGCAAACATAACTATAGGATTGCAGAAGAAAGGGGCAACAGTGTgctgaaaatttgtaaacaagtgggcgtggcctcgccctctaatatgtttaatgttatCTCCTAAGCCTCTAGCAAAAGTCAGCAGTGTGAAATTGGATGTAATAGGATGATAACTCCACACAcgccccatataacggtactaaaGCGCAATaagtcaataactaaatacgccagagacggTTAGTATaacctccgagatggtatgagagggccgTAAAGAAaccggtgtaaaaattggacaatgggcgcgGCATCGCTGTTTAGATAAAATCACATACCTCAGGACCTGCTCAACTGCTTTCAGACAAATTGGGTACATAACattcttctaaaatttttacttcacagttcaaaaatgagcgaaatctaCTTCCCATACAGCATTAAactccacttgattcgttcactTTGCagtataaaaatcaagaaaatattaaaataacgcgatgaaactttgcacgaataatgacTTTAGCAtgtgccatcttatgaccataAATTGtgcaaatccaaaaaaaaacatattcaagcccctaggtaccgagtatgtggaccccagtatctatagttgactttttacgacaaatatcgttcaatgtgtgagctatacaagtatgtataatgaaaatttaggGATAATCTTTTCTTTAAAATCGTATGCCTGTGTGTCAAACATGGGTTGAATTGGTCTATACTTTCATTAGTTCCCATAtaccgaacgattttcgaacttcgcggtgactttataccgcatatatcggccaacatgtgagttatctcagaGAAAATTATATAGCGTGTTTTAcccataacagtatatctttgtgctCAAAATGGATAAacttgggcgaaaacttgacctataTATTAAACATATAACACCCaggtgactttactccatatgattggtgattgaaagtgaagtaccttaatgaaactttttttaatatgtgaagtgtTATTACGATGTggcattgccaaaaatagatatAATTGGGTCGATACTACCCTTACTCACATATTCTAAAAACACACTGAAACTTTTTTCGttggatatttttatttttcccctaTTTGAACATAATATCGGAACCTCATTTTCAATCGAAAAGTTTTCGcgtaaaaatagtttttttttatttaagaaggTAGGCATTTTCTTGGTTGGAAGCACTAACATTTTGAAAAGGAGAATTGAACTACACCCCGGCATCAGACCGCACGTACATAATTTTTGCTTCCTTTTTTATATCACCTTTCTTTTTCAGTAgttttcattttagttttatttctttggtttaaaaaatttttgagtttggtatactaattattttttaatgtaattaattttatgaatttgtggcaacattttataaattacttTACTTCCATGACGTACTTGAATAAAATGGTCTAATCATTTGATAAgccttttaaaacaaaaccttttaaatattttcaagataACAATCACACTGAAGTATTGAAAACTGTCCAaggttttttctttgttgtatggtttcaaaaataatttttctacaaatCTAAActcatgaaatattttttaaaattttctgccgATTATTTTACGATAACAATTTACTTTGGTAAATGAACTCGTCAGAAGAAGCTTTGCTAACAAAGCCAACAGCGAAAACTGGGTTCTTTGCTTGCACAGGTGCCATACAAGAATTCTATTATAAATGGCGTTACGTTAAgtaaaattctattaaattgACGGGCATAGTCCCAACCATTTAGAGCGGTACCCCGCCTCCGCCACATTCATGCATTTTTTAATGATCGCGTTACGAACTTCTCTTTCCTTGCATTGAAAGCGTTTCTTCACAAAATATATAACATCTTTGACTTTCAATGGATCCAGTGGTAGCCTGGGTATACCGTTTGGTTGTTGATGTCTCGACGATAGTTTGCCGGGCACCGAATGTGTTGCCAGCGTATCATAATCGAATAATATCGCCAAGAGTGATTGTGTGCAGGCCTCCAACGAATCCCATTGAATAGTGTAGAATTCTAACTTCGATATGATGGTGCCATTCGGTCCAATATACATGAATGTTCTGCCATCTTTTCTTCTCTGCTCGTCTACTTCAttatattgtataattttttcagatttacGCTCCTCCAAATTGATTTCGTTGTCGTATTTCGGGTATAGCAATATTCGATGTCTATATGGAAGATCTTCTATTATAGGACAGCCGGGCAGCAGGTCTTCTGCGAAGATATGTGTCTGCACTTCAATACCGCTTTGATTGTAAAACCTGCAGTTGCAGATGTctctattttaaagaaaatgataAATGAGAGTTCTAAACTTATTTGcttattgaaaattgaaatatacCTTGATGAATTAGGTTGGTTAGACATTATGAGgtacttttttataattgtgtTAGACTTAATTTTTGAGTGCTTATGCATATGTGTTTTCAGGCAGACGTCcaataattttgttcatatgttttgttattacagtttttttcaCATTAGCCTGTTGAAATTAAGTAACTGCACTTCCGCTCTGTAGTCGAAAGAATTTTTCAGGCACTCTCTGAAGCTTAACTTAGCGTTGCCACTCTGGTAAGatttttataatgatttttaagTCGTTTGACCATGCAGTATGCCTAATGCATCAAATgatttaattttcaacaaatttcagattttaagattttgttattatatctTTTTCAAACGAAAGCATAATATCTCAAGAATATAGTTTGAAAATCTCAAGTCGATAGGAGCTAAACAGGCAAAGTTACGAATATTTTTATGACGGTCTTATGAATATTTTACATccgattttttggattttttctcTTCAAAGTGTTCCaacagaaatgaaaaatttaaatatcgaaAAACGCTCACGGCGTTACCTGGGGAAAACTATTAGCTAACGAATGAACCCTGATTTCTTAATATCAGTCGATCCAGTACTAAGTTATGAAGGACACCGCATTCCTTCTAATTCCTGCGGCAAGGTCGAATAATTGCTGCCatcgcaatattttttaaggtttCTTCGTAAAAATTTTGTACATCATGCTTCGAATGTCTGCACAGTTCGCTTTTACACCGATTATCCTCAAGGCGTgtataatgaaaacaaaattttactggGCGAAATAAACGAGGAAATTTCGCTAGATAAATTGTATAACCAAACTTA
It includes:
- the LOC126756933 gene encoding early boundary activity protein 2-like, with the translated sequence MHKHSKIKSNTIIKKYLIMSNQPNSSRDICNCRFYNQSGIEVQTHIFAEDLLPGCPIIEDLPYRHRILLYPKYDNEINLEERKSEKIIQYNEVDEQRRKDGRTFMYIGPNGTIISKLEFYTIQWDSLEACTQSLLAILFDYDTLATHSVPGKLSSRHQQPNGIPRLPLDPLKVKDVIYFVKKRFQCKEREVRNAIIKKCMNVAEAGYRSKWLGLCPSI